A genomic region of Miscanthus floridulus cultivar M001 chromosome 3, ASM1932011v1, whole genome shotgun sequence contains the following coding sequences:
- the LOC136547384 gene encoding cytochrome P450 734A5-like yields the protein MTWWPWPWSWQATALAAAGWICLHLAVARLMEALWWRPRRLERHFAHHGVRGPGYRFFFGSSIELIRLMVDASSRPAPPQAPHDVLPRVLAFYHHWRKLYGPMHLIWFGRTPRLVVSSPELIREVLLSRSEHFDRYEAHPLIRQFEGLGLSNLHGDEWARRRKILTPAFNAENLKLLAPFVADTVQRMLEERVLLPSSSAAGGSGEVEVDVAEWYQRLPKEAITVATFGRNSDEGSAVFRLQAEHASYATEAHSKVFIPGYRFLPTRRNRRVWQLGREIRSLLAKLVAGLQSGGEDHRHRGRDHGRAGGMRDFMSFMAPAMTADEIIEESKNFFFAGLETLTSLLTWATVALAMHPEWQDRARREVLEVCGRRGVPTKDHLPRLRTLGMVVNETLRLYPPAVATIRKAKRDVELGGCVVPAGTEVLIPIMAVHHDADVWGADATEFNPARFADDGGDRRPRQQMAFMPFGGGVRVCIGQYLALMEAKIALAMVLQRCQFRLSPSYVHAPRVLMILNPQHGAPVIFRPL from the exons ATGACgtggtggccgtggccgtggtcgTGGCAAGCGACCGCGCTCGCCGCCGCGGGGTGGATATGCCTCCACCTAGCCGTGGCGCGGCTCATGGAGGCGCTGTGGTGGCGGCCGCGCCGGCTGGAGCGCCACTTCGCGCACCACGGCGTGCGCGGGCCGGGCTACCGCTTCTTCTTCGGCAGCTCCATCGAGCTCATCCGCCTCATGGTGGACGCCTCCTCCCGCCCCGCGCCGCCCCAAGCGCCGCACGACGTCCTCCCCAGGGTGCTCGCCTTCTACCACCATTGGAGGAAGCTCTACG GTCCGATGCATCTGATTTGGTTCGGGAGGACGCCGCGTCTGGTCGTGAGCTCGCCGGAGCTGATCCGGGAGGTGCTGCTGTCGCGATCGGAGCATTTCGACCGGTACGAGGCGCACCCGCTGATCCGCCAGTTCGAGGGCCTCGGCCTCAGCAACCTCCACGGCGACGAGTGGGCGCGCCGCCGCAAGATTCTTACGCCCGCCTTCAACGCCGAGAACCTCAAGCTGCTCGCGCCCTTCGTCGCCGACACGGTGCAGCGGATGCTGGAGGAGCGCGTGCTGCTACCGTCGTCATCGGCGGCTGGTGGGTCCGGCGAGGTGGAGGTGGACGTGGCGGAGTGGTACCAGCGGCTGCCGAAGGAGGCCATCACCGTCGCCACGTTCGGCCGCAACAGCGACGAGGGCAGCGCCGTGTTCCGGCTGCAGGCCGAGCATGCCAGCTACGCCACCGAGGCGCACAGCAAGGTCTTCATCCCGGGCTACAGGTTCCTGCCCACCAGGAGGAACAGGCGCGTGTGGCAGCTCGGCAGGGAGATCAGGAGCCTCCTGGCCAAGCTCGTCGCCGGCCTGCAGAGCGGCGGCGAGGACCACCGACACCGGGGCCGGGACCACGGGCGCGCCGGCGGCATGAGGGACTTCATGAGCTTCATGGCCCCGGCCATGACGGCGGACGAGATCATCGAGGAGTCCAAGAATTTCTTCTTCGCCGGACTGGAGACGCTGACCAGCCTCCTCACCTGGGCCACCGTCGCGCTCGCCATGCATCCGGAGTGGCAGGACCGCGCTCGCCGGGAGGTCCTCGAAGTCTGCGGCCGCCGGGGCGTCCCCACCAAGGACCACCTCCCCAGGCTCAGGACGCTCGGGATGGTCGTGAACGAGACGCTCAGGCTCTACCCGCCGGCGGTGGCCACGATCCGGAAGGCGAAGCGGGACGTGGAGCTCGGTGGCTGCGTCGTGCCGGCGGGCACGGAGGTCTTGATTCccatcatggccgtgcaccacgACGCCGACGTGTGGGGCGCTGACGCCACGGAGTTCAACCCCGCGCGCTTCGCGGACGACGGCGGCGACCGCCGGCCGCGGCAGCAGATGGCGTTCATGCCGTTCGGCGGCGGCGTGCGGGTGTGCATCGGCCAGTACCTGGCGCTCATGGAGGCCAAGATCGCCTTGGCCATGGTGCTGCAGCGCTGCCAGTTCCGGCTGTCGCCGTCGTACGTGCACGCGCCGAGGGTGCTCATGATACTCAACCCGCAGCACGGCGCGCCGGTCATCTTCCGGCCGTTGTGA
- the LOC136547383 gene encoding uncharacterized protein, which yields MSFFFRAATRQRPSPQEIARSIKDSLVALDTKTGAKALEDAEKNLLTLRHTLAGDGEVEPNQEQVLQIALEICKEGVLSLFVQNLPSLGWEARKDLVHCWCILLRQKVDEGHCCVQYIENHLDLLDFLVVCYKNLEVALNCGNMLRECIKYPTLAKYILESSSFELFFQYVELPNFDIASDALNTFKDLLTKHEDQVSEFLSSHYEQFFGLYTKLLSSTNYVTRRQSVKFLSEFLLEAPNAQIMKRYILEVRYLNIMMGLLKDSSKNIRICSFHIFKVFVANPNKPREIIQVLVDNHRELLKLLHNLPTSKGEDEQLDEERDLIIKEIEKLVRLSV from the exons ATGTCCTTCTTCTTCCGGGCCGCGACGCGGCAGCGCCCGTCGCCGCAGGAGATCGCCCGCTCCATCAAGGACTCCCTCGTTGCCCTCGACACCAAGACCGGCGCCAAG GCTCTCGAGGATGCTGAGAAAAACTTACTTACGTTGAGGCATACACTTGCTGGTGATGGAGAAGTAGAACCAAATCAAGAGCAGGTTCTGCAGATAGCCCTTGAGATTTGCAAGGAGGGTGTTCTTTCCCTCTTTGTTCAGAATCTTCCTTCCTTGGGTTGGGAG GCTAGAAAGGATCTTGTCCACTGCTGGTGTATTTTGTTGAGACAGAAGGTTGATGAAGGCCATTGTTGTGTCCAGTATATTGAAAATCATTTAGATCTTTTGGATTTCCTTGTTGTTTG CTACAAGAACTTGGAAGTTGCGTTGAATTGTGGGAACATGTTGCGAGAATGCATAAAATATCCTACACTTGCAAA ATATATATTGGAGTCAAGTAGCTTCGAGTTGTTTTTCCAGTATGTTGAATTGCCAAACTTCGATATTGCTTCTGACGCTCTGAACACCTTCAAG GATTTGCTAACCAAACATGAAGATCAAGTCTCTGAATTTCTGAGCTCACATTATGAACAG TTTTTTGGACTCTACACAAAACTTTTATCTTCAACTAATTATGTGACACGAAGACAATCAGTGAAG TTTCTTTCAGAGTTTCTGTTGGAGGCCCCAAATGCTCAAATAATGAAGCGTTACATTTTGGAAGTTCGTTACTTAAACATTATGATGGGTCTTCTGAAG GATTCAAGCAAAAATATCAGGATATGTTCCTTCCACATTTTTAAG GTATTTGTTGCCAATCCAAACAAGCCTCGTGAGATTATTCAGGTTTTGGTTGACAATCACAGAGAACTGTTGAAGCTACTCCACAATCTCCCCACAAGCAAAG GtgaagatgaacaacttgatGAGGAGAGAGATCTAATTATCAAAGAGATCGAGAAGCTTGTGCGGTTGTCAGTATAA